A single genomic interval of Oryzomonas sagensis harbors:
- a CDS encoding type 4a pilus biogenesis protein PilO, whose product MDPQVEKILKLPTKQKILILVLVMAVEAAALLYALYLPKYKELNALEADLSRLQNEIDEKTRVANNLPRLQREYDQLNRELAQALTELPNSKEIPSLLTSITTLGKGAGLDFLVFKPKGESPKDFYAEVPVDITVSGSYYSVANFFAAVANLPRIVNITNVAFADIKNVNNRMMTKVTCLATTFRFLDKKEIKDDKKKPAPK is encoded by the coding sequence ATGGATCCGCAAGTCGAAAAAATTCTAAAGCTGCCGACAAAACAAAAGATCCTCATACTTGTGCTTGTGATGGCCGTGGAAGCCGCTGCGCTGCTCTATGCGCTGTACCTGCCCAAGTATAAAGAGCTGAACGCCCTGGAGGCGGACTTGTCGAGGCTCCAGAACGAGATCGATGAGAAGACCAGGGTTGCCAACAATCTTCCCCGGCTCCAGCGGGAATACGACCAACTCAACCGGGAACTCGCCCAGGCGCTGACCGAACTCCCCAACTCCAAGGAAATTCCCTCGCTCTTGACAAGCATCACCACCCTGGGCAAAGGGGCGGGACTCGATTTCCTCGTTTTCAAGCCCAAGGGGGAGTCGCCCAAGGATTTCTATGCCGAGGTGCCGGTTGACATTACCGTGTCCGGGTCGTATTACAGCGTTGCCAACTTTTTTGCCGCTGTTGCCAACCTCCCCCGCATCGTCAACATAACCAACGTGGCTTTTGCCGATATCAAGAATGTCAACAACAGGATGATGACAAAGGTTACCTGTCTCGCGACCACATTCCGCTTCCTTGATAAGAAAGAGATTAAGGATGATAAGAAGAAGCCTGCTCCCAAATAG
- a CDS encoding cation acetate symporter — protein sequence MTIKNIIIATGLVLSVAAAAFAEEPAKAPAGPGATTAATAPAAAPSAMTAPAAQAQAPAAAPAPAKKRELKADKTITLTMFAVIIGITLGVVVWAARHTKTASDFYAAGGGITGTQNGWAIAGDYMSAASFLGISGLISLYGYDGFMYSVGWLVAYITVLLIVAEPCRNAGKYTLGDILSFRTEPKPVRAVAAISTVAVSTFYLTAQMVGAGKLMALLVGVPYKTAIIGVGILMVGYVVFGGMTATTWVQIIKAGLLMSGAFLLSVLVLAKAGFNPIGFFNDIVNSPDIQDHVSKLALKDGIALAGTEAGQRFLEPGLFMKAPLDQISLGMALVFGTAGMPHILMRFFTVPTAQAARKSVIVAMWLIGLFYVLTTLLGFGAAIHVTPQGITQVDPGGNMATLLLAQQLGADIAPIVGDLFLAFLCSVAFATILAVVSGLVLAASAAIAHDIYVNVIKDGHADQHEQVMAARITSLVVGAVGIIIGLMAEKANVAHLVALAFAVASSGNLPVVILSLFWKKFNTAGVISGLVVGTVASIGLVMVSPNMTYPKVVAAGAQKVITALEKKQAALPMGAQLDEKDAKALAKAKVDYEKNKGGTSIMGLDKPILTLKNPGIISIPLGFLAAIFGALAFPSRRSEEMFDEIYVRQNTGIGMAKAIDH from the coding sequence ATGACTATCAAAAATATCATCATTGCCACCGGTCTGGTTCTTTCCGTCGCAGCGGCCGCCTTTGCTGAGGAGCCTGCCAAGGCTCCTGCAGGCCCCGGTGCCACGACCGCCGCAACCGCTCCTGCCGCAGCCCCGTCCGCCATGACCGCGCCGGCCGCCCAGGCTCAGGCCCCGGCCGCAGCGCCCGCCCCGGCCAAGAAGAGGGAGCTCAAGGCAGACAAAACCATTACCCTCACCATGTTTGCCGTCATCATCGGCATCACCCTGGGCGTTGTCGTCTGGGCCGCCCGGCACACCAAGACCGCCTCCGACTTCTACGCCGCCGGCGGCGGCATCACCGGCACCCAGAACGGCTGGGCCATTGCCGGCGACTACATGTCGGCGGCCTCCTTCCTGGGGATTTCCGGCCTGATTTCCCTCTACGGCTATGACGGCTTCATGTACTCGGTCGGCTGGCTTGTGGCCTACATCACCGTGCTCCTGATCGTGGCCGAGCCGTGCCGTAACGCCGGCAAGTACACCCTGGGGGATATCCTCTCCTTCCGCACCGAGCCCAAGCCGGTACGCGCCGTGGCCGCCATCTCGACCGTGGCTGTCTCGACCTTCTACCTGACCGCCCAGATGGTCGGCGCCGGCAAGCTGATGGCGCTCCTGGTCGGCGTTCCCTACAAGACCGCCATCATCGGCGTCGGTATCCTGATGGTCGGCTACGTCGTGTTCGGCGGCATGACCGCCACTACCTGGGTCCAGATCATCAAGGCCGGCCTGCTCATGTCCGGCGCCTTTCTGTTGTCGGTCCTGGTTTTGGCCAAGGCAGGCTTCAATCCGATCGGTTTTTTCAACGACATCGTCAACAGCCCCGACATTCAGGACCACGTATCCAAGCTGGCGTTAAAGGATGGGATTGCCCTGGCCGGTACGGAGGCGGGCCAACGCTTCCTTGAGCCCGGCCTGTTCATGAAGGCGCCGCTGGACCAGATCTCCCTCGGTATGGCCCTGGTGTTCGGAACCGCCGGCATGCCGCACATCCTGATGCGCTTCTTCACCGTGCCCACGGCCCAGGCCGCCCGCAAGTCGGTCATCGTTGCCATGTGGCTCATCGGTCTGTTCTACGTCCTGACCACCCTGCTCGGTTTCGGCGCCGCCATCCACGTGACCCCCCAGGGCATCACACAGGTTGACCCGGGCGGCAACATGGCCACCTTGCTCCTGGCCCAGCAGTTGGGCGCGGACATCGCCCCGATCGTCGGTGACCTCTTCCTGGCCTTCCTCTGCTCGGTCGCCTTCGCCACCATCCTGGCGGTCGTCTCCGGTCTGGTTCTGGCCGCCTCTGCCGCCATTGCCCACGACATCTACGTCAACGTGATCAAGGACGGCCATGCCGACCAGCACGAGCAGGTCATGGCTGCCCGCATCACCTCGCTGGTCGTCGGCGCAGTCGGGATCATCATCGGTCTCATGGCGGAAAAAGCCAACGTCGCCCACCTGGTGGCCCTGGCCTTCGCCGTGGCTTCCTCCGGCAACCTGCCGGTGGTCATCCTGTCGCTCTTCTGGAAAAAATTCAACACCGCCGGCGTCATCTCCGGCCTGGTGGTCGGCACGGTCGCCTCCATCGGCCTGGTGATGGTCTCCCCCAATATGACCTATCCCAAGGTGGTTGCAGCCGGGGCGCAGAAGGTCATCACCGCCCTGGAGAAGAAGCAGGCCGCTCTGCCCATGGGCGCCCAGCTTGACGAGAAGGACGCCAAGGCCCTCGCCAAGGCAAAGGTCGATTACGAGAAGAACAAGGGCGGCACATCCATCATGGGGCTGGACAAACCGATCCTGACTCTGAAGAACCCGGGCATCATCTCCATCCCGCTCGGCTTCCTGGCGGCTATCTTTGGAGCCCTGGCATTCCCCAGCAGGCGTTCCGAAGAGATGTTCGACGAGATCTACGTCCGTCAGAACACCGGCATCGGCATGGCCAAGGCCATCGACCACTGA
- a CDS encoding putative nucleotidyltransferase substrate binding domain-containing protein, whose protein sequence is MRRMSRHVPATVEPAAARHPGAGGGERDVLGALPDPRRIGRYCTADEIGRFLRSISALLDEDRRRMVAWRAEGDRLMHGIAAAGQSELKDIHEALNRIEVERFLLLFSVASLHRNCTHYRDELAKRAMTGVAEELESRGRPVPPVPFALVSMGSDGREEQTLITDQDYLIVYGDGGGEEADSYFLDYSTLLVDRLEEAGFKRCTGGIMPTNLTWRGSLAQWRKRLLAIVRYEVDDYGKNMMDLIVLSDARHVAGDRSIAQELIGLIRGMERDYFQVLWGMARAATEMRLALGFMKRLWTEGSGEHKGEFNLKLLAWAPLVMNIRILAINQGVPATNTVERIAFLEKEGSFSAEMAQGLREAYYILTKYRILMQINVIKGIQSDSHYLNPYRLPAEEHEKIRRAIVGIEELQKIIHTNFSIM, encoded by the coding sequence ATGAGGCGAATGTCACGGCATGTACCGGCAACCGTGGAGCCGGCGGCAGCCCGTCATCCCGGCGCCGGGGGAGGGGAGCGCGATGTCCTGGGAGCGCTGCCCGATCCACGCCGTATCGGCCGCTACTGCACGGCCGACGAGATCGGCCGTTTCCTGAGGAGCATCTCCGCTCTCCTGGATGAGGATCGCCGGCGTATGGTGGCGTGGCGCGCCGAAGGCGACCGGCTCATGCACGGCATTGCCGCCGCCGGGCAGAGTGAACTGAAAGACATCCATGAGGCCCTGAACCGGATAGAGGTTGAGCGTTTCCTCCTGCTTTTTTCCGTTGCGTCCCTTCATCGCAACTGTACCCATTATCGGGACGAATTGGCCAAGCGCGCCATGACGGGGGTGGCCGAAGAGCTTGAAAGCAGAGGCCGCCCCGTGCCGCCGGTCCCGTTCGCCCTGGTCAGCATGGGCAGCGATGGGCGCGAGGAACAGACCCTGATTACGGATCAGGATTACCTGATCGTCTACGGCGACGGTGGCGGCGAGGAGGCGGACAGCTATTTCCTGGATTATTCCACGCTGTTGGTGGACCGGTTGGAGGAGGCCGGTTTCAAGCGTTGCACCGGCGGCATCATGCCGACAAACCTGACCTGGCGTGGTTCTCTTGCCCAGTGGCGCAAGCGCCTTTTGGCCATTGTCAGGTATGAGGTGGATGATTACGGCAAGAATATGATGGATCTGATCGTTCTCTCCGATGCGCGCCACGTTGCCGGAGACCGCTCCATAGCCCAGGAACTCATCGGATTGATCAGGGGAATGGAGCGGGATTACTTTCAGGTCTTGTGGGGGATGGCCCGGGCGGCAACGGAGATGAGGCTGGCGCTGGGATTCATGAAGCGGCTCTGGACCGAGGGGAGCGGCGAGCATAAGGGGGAATTCAATCTGAAGCTTTTGGCCTGGGCTCCCTTGGTGATGAATATACGCATTCTCGCCATTAACCAGGGGGTGCCGGCGACAAATACCGTGGAGCGTATCGCTTTTCTCGAAAAGGAAGGGAGCTTTTCGGCGGAGATGGCCCAAGGTTTACGCGAGGCGTATTACATCCTGACCAAATACCGCATCCTCATGCAGATCAACGTGATCAAGGGGATCCAGAGCGATTCCCACTATCTGAACCCCTACCGGCTGCCAGCCGAAGAGCACGAAAAGATCCGTCGTGCGATTGTCGGAATCGAGGAACTGCAGAAGATCATCCATACGAATTTTTCGATCATGTAG
- a CDS encoding cytochrome C, producing MKIAARFLAALSLAVSLAGGAWAADSATALVNLDCVKCHAQPPADIAAAGGAHKTSVSCLDCHIGHPPAVKKPIPKCSMCHSDKPHYKLSGCLSCHKNPHKPKDISFGRNVTDPCLSCHSGQIKQLRENKSKHTALNCSFCHDVHGKIPLCTQCHKPHSSDMTAADCKNCHKAHMPKVVTYGSSLPNKDCAACHKNAMSFLSASKTKHGKLLCVTCHQNKHKMLPKCQDCHGTPHPAGILTKFPKCQDCHNIAHDLNNWTSKAPAVKAKKAAGKKRQ from the coding sequence ATGAAAATTGCAGCTCGTTTTTTGGCAGCACTCTCCCTGGCCGTCAGCCTCGCTGGTGGCGCATGGGCAGCAGACTCCGCTACGGCGCTTGTCAACCTTGACTGCGTCAAGTGCCATGCACAGCCTCCGGCAGACATTGCGGCTGCCGGGGGAGCTCACAAAACAAGCGTATCCTGCCTGGACTGCCACATCGGCCACCCCCCCGCGGTCAAAAAACCGATTCCCAAGTGCAGCATGTGCCACTCCGACAAGCCGCACTACAAGCTTTCGGGATGCCTTTCCTGCCACAAGAATCCGCATAAGCCCAAGGACATCTCCTTCGGCCGCAACGTGACCGACCCATGCCTTTCCTGCCACAGCGGCCAGATCAAGCAACTCAGGGAGAACAAGAGCAAACACACCGCCCTGAACTGTTCCTTCTGTCACGACGTGCATGGCAAGATCCCCCTGTGCACCCAATGTCACAAGCCCCACTCCAGCGACATGACCGCTGCCGATTGCAAGAACTGCCATAAGGCCCACATGCCGAAGGTGGTCACCTATGGCTCGTCTCTTCCCAACAAGGACTGCGCCGCCTGCCACAAGAACGCCATGTCGTTCCTGTCGGCCAGCAAAACAAAGCATGGCAAGCTCCTGTGCGTAACGTGCCACCAGAACAAACACAAGATGCTGCCCAAGTGCCAGGATTGCCACGGCACCCCGCATCCGGCAGGCATCCTGACCAAGTTCCCCAAATGCCAGGATTGCCACAACATCGCCCATGACCTGAACAACTGGACGAGCAAGGCGCCGGCAGTAAAAGCCAAAAAGGCCGCCGGCAAAAAACGTCAGTAG
- a CDS encoding helix-turn-helix transcriptional regulator — translation MKCTNQVKTIRESKLMSKSELARKAGVSALTVDRIERGESCRLETKRKIILALGYSLDDKNKVFQD, via the coding sequence ATGAAATGCACAAATCAAGTGAAGACGATCCGCGAATCAAAGCTCATGAGCAAGTCGGAACTTGCCCGCAAAGCTGGCGTGTCTGCGCTCACGGTGGACCGGATCGAGCGGGGGGAAAGCTGCCGCCTTGAAACCAAGCGAAAAATTATCCTCGCATTGGGCTACTCGCTAGATGACAAAAACAAGGTTTTTCAGGATTAA
- the pilM gene encoding type IV pilus biogenesis protein PilM → MFLFRKQKDVIGIDIGSSSVKLVQIKCLKDAFQLLNVGIVPLPPEAIVDNTLIDSSSIVAALKSLTASLGVKVRDVACSISGNSVIIRKITLAAMPVEELEDQITWEAEQYIPFDINDVNMDFQILSPDSIDSAKMNVLLVASKKDIINDYVAVFNEAAMQLSVVDVDSFAVQNAFEINHDVGPDEVVALINIGANIMNINIVKDGITLLTRDVQMGGNLYTEEIQKQMGLGSAEAESAKLLAHETQNSALLDVLGKVNDTLTQEIRRSLDFYNSTANEDRITKIFVSGGCSKVYRLNETVSDKLSLPVEIINPFAKLKYNEKDFDPEYLQEIGPLMAVSVGLAIRRVGDK, encoded by the coding sequence ATGTTTCTTTTTAGAAAGCAAAAGGACGTCATCGGAATAGACATTGGCTCCAGTTCGGTAAAGCTGGTGCAGATCAAATGCCTCAAAGATGCTTTTCAGCTTCTCAATGTGGGCATTGTGCCGCTTCCGCCGGAAGCTATCGTGGACAACACGCTGATCGATAGCTCATCTATTGTCGCGGCGCTGAAGAGCCTGACGGCAAGCCTGGGGGTCAAGGTCAGGGACGTCGCCTGCTCGATCTCGGGCAACTCCGTCATCATCCGCAAGATCACCCTTGCCGCGATGCCGGTCGAGGAGTTGGAAGACCAGATTACGTGGGAAGCGGAACAATACATCCCGTTTGACATCAATGACGTCAATATGGATTTTCAGATACTTTCGCCCGACAGTATCGATTCCGCCAAGATGAACGTGCTGCTCGTTGCCAGCAAAAAGGATATCATCAACGACTATGTGGCTGTTTTCAACGAAGCGGCCATGCAGTTGTCCGTGGTTGATGTGGATTCATTCGCCGTGCAGAATGCCTTTGAAATCAATCACGATGTCGGCCCGGACGAGGTTGTGGCGCTCATAAATATCGGCGCCAACATCATGAATATCAACATCGTCAAAGACGGCATCACGCTTTTGACCCGCGATGTCCAGATGGGCGGAAATCTCTACACGGAAGAGATTCAGAAGCAGATGGGCCTGGGCAGCGCTGAAGCGGAATCGGCAAAGCTCCTGGCCCATGAAACGCAGAACAGCGCCCTGCTGGATGTGCTGGGCAAGGTGAACGACACCCTTACCCAGGAGATACGCCGTTCGCTGGATTTTTACAACTCTACGGCAAACGAGGACCGTATTACCAAGATATTCGTGAGCGGGGGGTGTTCCAAGGTTTATCGTTTGAATGAAACGGTGAGTGATAAGCTGAGCTTACCGGTTGAGATCATTAACCCGTTTGCAAAGCTCAAGTATAATGAAAAGGATTTTGACCCTGAATACCTTCAGGAAATCGGCCCGCTCATGGCGGTAAGCGTTGGGCTTGCCATAAGGAGGGTAGGGGACAAATGA
- a CDS encoding PilN domain-containing protein: MIKINLLPVRAAKKKETAVQQISIFCVSLLLVAVIVVSLYIVKRMQIASAQADITTANEKIGALKKRIGKLEELKTLKDQVKKKLDVLAQLRKNKTGPAERLSTLSDVTPEQLWLTGYTENGADIKLSGIAYTEELIASFMRSLEASRDYMGVELVVSEQMELGGTKLKKFELTCKLKAAAPPQPAAAPKK; encoded by the coding sequence ATGATCAAGATCAACTTATTGCCGGTTCGTGCCGCGAAAAAGAAAGAGACGGCCGTCCAGCAGATCTCCATCTTCTGCGTTAGTCTGCTGCTGGTGGCTGTGATAGTCGTGTCCTTATATATCGTTAAGCGGATGCAGATCGCTTCCGCACAGGCGGACATTACAACGGCCAACGAAAAAATCGGGGCGTTGAAGAAGAGGATCGGCAAGCTCGAAGAACTCAAAACCCTGAAGGACCAGGTGAAGAAAAAGCTGGATGTCCTGGCACAGCTGCGCAAAAACAAAACCGGACCGGCCGAGCGTTTGTCCACGTTAAGCGACGTTACCCCCGAGCAACTTTGGCTTACCGGCTACACGGAAAACGGCGCCGACATCAAGTTGTCGGGCATCGCTTATACGGAAGAGTTGATAGCCTCTTTCATGCGCAGCCTCGAGGCATCCCGTGATTACATGGGGGTCGAACTGGTCGTGTCCGAGCAGATGGAGTTGGGCGGGACCAAATTGAAAAAGTTTGAGTTGACATGCAAGTTGAAGGCAGCTGCCCCGCCGCAGCCCGCGGCCGCCCCTAAGAAATAG
- a CDS encoding DUF485 domain-containing protein yields the protein MAERQYDWSAIAKNPKFIELHHKKSAFLFGWWIFSCVYYFLLPIGAAYAPGLFRIKIIGVINFGYLFALSQFFVSWGLAHYYAHVANKDFDRLTRELVEEIQ from the coding sequence ATGGCAGAGAGACAGTACGACTGGTCAGCAATTGCGAAGAATCCCAAGTTTATCGAACTGCATCACAAAAAATCCGCTTTCCTCTTCGGCTGGTGGATATTCTCCTGTGTGTATTACTTCCTGCTTCCCATCGGGGCAGCGTATGCGCCGGGCCTGTTCAGGATCAAAATCATCGGCGTCATCAACTTCGGCTATCTCTTTGCACTTTCCCAATTTTTTGTGTCGTGGGGGCTGGCTCATTACTACGCTCACGTGGCCAACAAGGACTTTGACCGGCTGACCAGGGAACTGGTCGAAGAAATCCAGTAA